In Candidatus Hydrogenedens sp., the genomic stretch TCTTATCTCCCTCTGTATTACAATAATTAAAAAATAAAACATTTATTCAGAGATCTCAAATATTATTGATTTTTTCATGTTTATGGAAATTCGAGGTAGTTATCATTAGGACATGATTTTGTTTTTAAATGCTTGGGATAATAAAATTAGTTCATAACTTAATACAAGACGAAGGAGATATAATATGCATAATGTGATGGTTTTTGCACCGCATGCAGATGATGCGGCTGCATTTTGTGGGGGTACATTAGCGAAATGGAGTGCAAATGGCTGGAATATCATATTGATTCGTGTTACAGATGATGCCCGGGATTCTGTGGGATTAACGATGGAGGAAACAAAACGGCGGAATCGGGCTGAATTAGAAAAGTCATGTAGCATTTTGGGGATAAAAGAGATTGTGGATTTGGATTTTCCTACCGATACGCTCGCTGATATACCTCTGACGAAGTTGCGTGAAAGGTTTGTATACCTAATTCGTAAGTATAAGCCGTATGCGATTTTTAGTTTTGACCCGTATGCTCATTTTGAACCGAATATGGACCATATTCGTGTAGCAAGGGCTGTGGAAGAAGCCCTCTGGGTATCTTGTTTTGACCTACACCATCCGGAGCATTTTAAGGAGGGATTGGAACCTTTTTCTGTATGTGAACGGTGGTATTTTGCACGGAATTTAGAGAAGATTACCTATGCAGAAGATATAACCGAATTTTTCCCCAATCGAGTTCAAGCTTTGTCTGCTCACGAGACCATGATGAGAAATATACTAAATCAATTTCGCTTGCAATTGAAAACATGGGGTTATCGTGTTTCTGTTATCGAAGAGGCTTATTCGGGGGATTATAGTGGTCTTCTGGAGCAGGTAATTTATATGCAATGTTCACAAATTGCGGAAGAGTGTGGTTTGCCGGAAGGAACATTGGCAGAAGGTTTTCGAGTAGACCGTTTTGGTGATATGGAGGCATTTTTTCAACAGTTTGCAGAACCACTCAAAGATGTTCCTCAGGGACCCAAGAGACCTTTTTTTGATAAGTATTGGCCTGATGAATAATCTGCAACACATGAAGGAGATTTAAGTTAAAGATACGATTATAAATTTTTCGTCGTCGAAAAATTGGTTTTAATCGTTTTGATATTGTCTTTCAATTGTATTTTTAGTATGTGCAACGATGCCTGGTAAAATGTATAGCAATAAAAAAATATTCAGCGAAGGTTTATCGCAAATGTTCAAACTACATAAAATAAATTTGTTTTTGTTTATATTAGTTCCTTCTTTTGTTCTTAATTCTCAACAAACATCCCCGGTTGTTCACGAAGCCAATTCAAATCCTTTAGGAATACATTTATCGAGGCAGGTGCCCAGGGAATATAATCCAGGAAATCCATTGGAGATTGTTGTCAATATATATTGTAATGCTCCTGACCCGAATTATCCCGTAACGGCGATAGGTTTATACGAGATGTTACCTGCGGATTGGACATTTATGGGTATGCGGGGTATATCAACAGAACCACCTCCCATAGCACCGGCACAAGGCACAGCAGGAACTTTACAATTTGCATGGATAACACCTCCGCCTTTTCCATGCTCTTTCGCATACACGGTTCAAGTGCCTGAAAATGCAGTTGGAGTAAAAACGATTTCCGGGCAGGTGGAATATAGGACTAATGGTCCCCGACTGGTATCACCACCCGAAGTTACAGAAATTAATGGAGTAGACCGTACTCCTCCAGAAATTTCACTTTTGGGTGATAATCCGTATGTAGTCTATCAAGGTACAGAATATCGTGAACCTGGTTATAAAGCACAGGATAATGCAGATGGGGATATAACAGACCGTGTTCAGGTAAGTGGAAATGTAGATGTAAATCAACCTGGAGAATATACTCTTACATACACGGTGCGTGATAATGCAGGAAATAATTCTTCGGCGAATAGGATTGTTCGTGTATTAGAACGGGAAACGCAAACACCAACTACCGGAGGGACTGTAACACCACCTGTTGGTGGAGGTTCTGTTGTTGTTCCTCCATCTGTACCAACAACGCGTATCAATCAACCTACTCAAACAACTACAAATCGGCAACAGGTGCCATCCACGGCAACTGCTCCAATACCCACAGATAAAACACAAACACAGAAACCTGAAGAGGTTACTTTCCCAAGACCTGATTTTCCTGGAACTGGAGGTAATCTGGCAAAACCGAGTTCTCAAGGAAATACCTCCTCCAAGCCTAATTTCCCTATAGCAAATTTTCCAAAACCAAATTCCCCCAAAGAGGGACGAGCTCAGGGAATAGCCAGTGGACAACCGTTAAAACCATTTGAAATACCTAAAGAAATTCGGGGGGGTGCCAAACCTCCTCCAACTTTTGAAAAAAACAAAATACCTACAACTCTTGGAGAAAAAACGGCGGAAAAGAAATCGTCAGAAAATATAGAAAATACCACTTCTATTGCGTCAAAACCCGCAATAGAACCTATTGAAAGCCCGCCAAAACAAGAACTTGCAGTAACTACCGGGACCGATACATCTGCCTCGTCAGCAAGTAAAGAGAATACAAGTTCTCTTGAAATGGCACCGATAAAAATAGATGGCGGCGGTAAAGGGAATTTGCCCGCATTTTTAGGCGGGTTTAAAGATTGGTGGACAAAAAAGACACAGGCAGAACGAAGAAATTTGATAGGGATGTTAGTCTTATTAGGACTGTTAACACTGCTTTGCTTTATAACGGGAAGAACGGCTTATCAGGGGATAACTCCGCAACCTCGTAGAAAGAAAGAAGAAACCATTAAGACAGAAACTGGTACGGAAAGTTAGTAAATACGAAAGTAATGAGTAAAAACGCTGGAATTTTTCATCGCAGAAAAAAAACATATTCCGTCCATGTACGGGATTGTGTTATAGGTGGGGGATATCCTATTGTTGTTCAGGCGATGACAAATACGAACACAGAAGATGCCGAGGCAACAGCAAAACAGGTGGCAGACCTATTCCAAGCAGGTGCGGAGATTGTCCGAATGACTGTTAACACAGCCCTATCGGCAAAGAGTGTTCCGGAGATAAGAAAGCGACTGGAAGATATGGGACTGGATGTTCCGTTAGTGGGTGATTTTCATTATAACGGACACATTTTATTATCCAAATATCCCGAATGTGCTCAAACCCTCGATAAGTTTCGTATCAACCCGGGAAATGTAGGTGTAAAGGACAAGAAAACAATCCATTTTATTCAGATATGCGAAATTGCGAAAGACCTCAATAAACCCGTTCGAATAGGAGTGAATATTGGTTCATTAGACGCAGACCTTGTTGTCCAGCAGATGGAACTCAATGCAAAATCTGCTCATCCAAAAACCAGTAATGAAATATATGATGAATGTATGGTGCTATCTGCCTTGCAATCTGTGGATATGGCACAGGAAGCAGGGTTGAAACCGGAACAAATTGTTATATCCTGTAAAAGTAGTTCTCCAATACAATTGGTTCGTGTATATCGGGAATTATCCAAACGAACGCAACAACCCCTACATTTAGGATTAACAGAAGCGGGTTCTGGTATACGAGGGATTGTCTGGTCTTCAACTGTAATGGGAATACTTTTGTCGGAGGGGATAGGGGATACCATACGCGTTAGTTTGACACCTACATCGGGGAATGACCGTAGGGAAGAGGTATATGTGGCTCAGGAGATTTTGCAATCGTTAGGTATCCGTCAGTTTGCACCTCAGGTTATATCCTGTCCCGGATGTGGTCGCACTTCCAATCATACCTTTCAGGAAATAGCAGAACGGGTGCAAAAATATATACGGGAGCATTTGCATTACTGGCGAATGAAGTATAGAGGGGTTGAACAAATGAACATTGCTGTTATGGGATGTATTGTTAATGGACCCGGTGAATCGCGTTTTGCGAATATAGGGATTAGTCTTCCGGGTAATGGAGAACATCCTCAATGTCCTGTTTATATAGATGGAGAGAAGAAAACTGTATTAAGTGGCAGTGCAGAAGAGTTAGCAAGCCAATTTATAAAGTTAATAGAGGATTATATTCAGAAGCATTATTCATAGGATTGTTATTAGCGAGTTATGGGATAAGAAAGTTTTTATTTTCATCGGATAACTCACGGACACGATGATAAAGATAATCATAAGCAAAACATAATTCCTCAATCTCGCAATGAGGTTGAACGAAATGTGAGGTGCAAAATAGAAGGCCGCTATCTTTAAATAAATTCAAGACACGGTCAATTTCCAATTGCACCTTGAAATAATCTTTGAAACCCAAAACTGTTTGCACATCTAATCCACCCATTACAACAAATTTATCGGAATATTTTTTCTTTTGTTCTTTGAGAGACATTCCGGCAGATTCCTGCCATGGATGAACTACCTGATAGCCTATTTCAACAATACCTTCCACAATATCGTTGATATTTCCATCACTATGCAAACTTACAAATACCTTTCGTTTCTTTACCACATCCACAAGTTTTTTATGGTAAGGAAATATCAAATCCCACCAGATACTTTTATTAAACAGCAGTCCTTTTTGCGAACCCCAATCATCCGATACATGAATCATGTCCACTCCAAGGTCAATACAGTTCATAGATAATTGGATGCTCCATTTTAGTAGCCGCTGATAAAGTTCTTTAAGTTCTTCAGGATATTCGAGCAGATACATTAATTGATGTTCCAAACCAAATAAGTCATTGTAAAACTCAAAACAACCCGGTACCTGGACAAGAGTAAATCGTTGTCGGTTCTCTTTATAAAACTGAATTTCCTGAATTAAAGATTGATAGGGTTCTTCATCATCCGGGTCAGTAAAAGGGAGGTCCAGCACATCGGCAGGATAAATAACTTTTCCAAGTTTTAATGCGGTATTTTTTAGTTCTTCGATTGTGGAAGGTGGATATATGGAAGGTCCTCCGAAAAGATGTGCCCAATCAAATTCATAACGGTCTTCAAAATTTTTGACAGACCCAAAGGTTTTATTTATTACTTCTTCTAAATTTGCCCGAACCCAACCGTATATAGGAATTCGGTCAAACCTCTCATGTTTAATTACCGCAATAACACGCTCCCGAGCATTCATACTTTTACAGATTAAATTCCTTTCAATCGTTCAATTTCTTGTCTTATTTCATTAACGATTTCTCTGTTATATATCCTTTTTTTCTGTAATCCCCATCGGTTGATAGCACTATTTAAAATCCATTCTTTAGCCATGCATTTGTTCTTTCAATTTTATAAATTTATCTTTATAGGAATAATCGAATGAAACATCTACATCTGCCAGTCCTTTTTTAATAAGATGACTATTTACAAATGTCTTGTTTTTTAAATAAAAATATACCAGAAGAGTATTTTCAGAATTATATTTGGTAGTGTCATATCTTAGAAATACTTTTTTATTTTTTGTTTTTTGGATTAAGAATTTTACGGCTTTTTGTTCTTTTTTACTATTTGTTTTAACCCCTAACAATTTGACTTTTATGCCATTACTTAAAATCAATTCTTCTGGACTGATAACCTTTTTAACTGTAAAGTATTCTTCTCTTTTGTATTCGTTTTCTAAGTCAATTTTAGAACCGAATTTGAATACTTTGGGATTGATTTTTTTATCAAAATGAATAGGGTCTTTAAATATATAGGGTAATTTTTCAATCTCATTTTTCCAATTTATGTCCAATTTTTTCTGATAAGAAATTTCAAAATCATCTTTTGAAAATAACAGGTCATGGTTAATACCTAGTTTATCTTTTATAATCGGGAGAAATTCCTTATTTATTTCATATCCGACAGAATTGCGACATAAGTTTTTTGCTGATAAAATAGTTGTTCCACTTCCTAAGAAAGGGTCTAATACGGTATCACCCATAAAACTGAACATCTTTATTAGTCGTTTGGGCAATTCCTCAGGAAACATAGCTATATGTTCTGTTTGTTTTTCTCCATTAAAATTCCAATGCCCGGAGAAGTATTCGTTCCATTCTTCTTTGCTTAATTTTGATTTTTCTTTTAATTCTTTCGGCACAACAGGAGGATTTCCGGGTTTTTTAAATATCAAAATGAATTCATAGTCTATTTTGATAATCCCATTTCTTGGATAGGGATAACTTCCCATTACAGACGCACCTCCAGTAGTATTCATAGTTGTAGGCTTCTGCCATATAATCGCTCCCATATAATCAAAGCCAATTGTTTCACAAAATTTTATAATTTCAGTCCGTATCGGAATAATTTTATATCTACCATAATACACAGACCTTGCAAATTGATCGCCAATATTTATGCATAGCCGACAGCCATCATGTAATACTCTATAACATTCATTCCATACCAGATTAAGATAATGGATGTATTCTTCATAGGAATTATTAAAACCAATCTGGTTGTCTACACCGTAATCTTTCAGCTGCCAATAAGGGGGAGAGGTTATGATTAGATGAATGCTCTTATCGGAAATCTCATTCATCTTTCGTGAATCACCAATGATGATTTTATGGAATGTTTTCATAGGAATTGTTTAAAGTCAATCTCATTGTTTTGTTAGATATATTATAAAATACCGAGAAAAGGAATGGCATTTATCTTGATGAATTATTAATGATTTGTTCCCAGGCAGAGGTGGTTTGCTCTTTGAATTGTGTTTCGTTGATGGGATAAATGAAGAGAGCGGGAATATGATATTTTTCGGCAAAACGGAATGCTTTTTCTTTTCCCATAACCATAAATGCTGTAGCATAAGCGTCTGCATAGGCACAGGAGGGATTTATAACGGAAACAGCAGCAATGGTATTTGGCACAGGATAACCTGTGTGCGGGTCTATCTCGTGAGAGTATTTTTTT encodes the following:
- a CDS encoding PIG-L family deacetylase, which translates into the protein MHNVMVFAPHADDAAAFCGGTLAKWSANGWNIILIRVTDDARDSVGLTMEETKRRNRAELEKSCSILGIKEIVDLDFPTDTLADIPLTKLRERFVYLIRKYKPYAIFSFDPYAHFEPNMDHIRVARAVEEALWVSCFDLHHPEHFKEGLEPFSVCERWYFARNLEKITYAEDITEFFPNRVQALSAHETMMRNILNQFRLQLKTWGYRVSVIEEAYSGDYSGLLEQVIYMQCSQIAEECGLPEGTLAEGFRVDRFGDMEAFFQQFAEPLKDVPQGPKRPFFDKYWPDE
- a CDS encoding DUF5011 domain-containing protein produces the protein MFKLHKINLFLFILVPSFVLNSQQTSPVVHEANSNPLGIHLSRQVPREYNPGNPLEIVVNIYCNAPDPNYPVTAIGLYEMLPADWTFMGMRGISTEPPPIAPAQGTAGTLQFAWITPPPFPCSFAYTVQVPENAVGVKTISGQVEYRTNGPRLVSPPEVTEINGVDRTPPEISLLGDNPYVVYQGTEYREPGYKAQDNADGDITDRVQVSGNVDVNQPGEYTLTYTVRDNAGNNSSANRIVRVLERETQTPTTGGTVTPPVGGGSVVVPPSVPTTRINQPTQTTTNRQQVPSTATAPIPTDKTQTQKPEEVTFPRPDFPGTGGNLAKPSSQGNTSSKPNFPIANFPKPNSPKEGRAQGIASGQPLKPFEIPKEIRGGAKPPPTFEKNKIPTTLGEKTAEKKSSENIENTTSIASKPAIEPIESPPKQELAVTTGTDTSASSASKENTSSLEMAPIKIDGGGKGNLPAFLGGFKDWWTKKTQAERRNLIGMLVLLGLLTLLCFITGRTAYQGITPQPRRKKEETIKTETGTES
- the ispG gene encoding flavodoxin-dependent (E)-4-hydroxy-3-methylbut-2-enyl-diphosphate synthase: MSKNAGIFHRRKKTYSVHVRDCVIGGGYPIVVQAMTNTNTEDAEATAKQVADLFQAGAEIVRMTVNTALSAKSVPEIRKRLEDMGLDVPLVGDFHYNGHILLSKYPECAQTLDKFRINPGNVGVKDKKTIHFIQICEIAKDLNKPVRIGVNIGSLDADLVVQQMELNAKSAHPKTSNEIYDECMVLSALQSVDMAQEAGLKPEQIVISCKSSSPIQLVRVYRELSKRTQQPLHLGLTEAGSGIRGIVWSSTVMGILLSEGIGDTIRVSLTPTSGNDRREEVYVAQEILQSLGIRQFAPQVISCPGCGRTSNHTFQEIAERVQKYIREHLHYWRMKYRGVEQMNIAVMGCIVNGPGESRFANIGISLPGNGEHPQCPVYIDGEKKTVLSGSAEELASQFIKLIEDYIQKHYS
- a CDS encoding uroporphyrinogen decarboxylase family protein, which encodes MNARERVIAVIKHERFDRIPIYGWVRANLEEVINKTFGSVKNFEDRYEFDWAHLFGGPSIYPPSTIEELKNTALKLGKVIYPADVLDLPFTDPDDEEPYQSLIQEIQFYKENRQRFTLVQVPGCFEFYNDLFGLEHQLMYLLEYPEELKELYQRLLKWSIQLSMNCIDLGVDMIHVSDDWGSQKGLLFNKSIWWDLIFPYHKKLVDVVKKRKVFVSLHSDGNINDIVEGIVEIGYQVVHPWQESAGMSLKEQKKKYSDKFVVMGGLDVQTVLGFKDYFKVQLEIDRVLNLFKDSGLLFCTSHFVQPHCEIEELCFAYDYLYHRVRELSDENKNFLIP
- a CDS encoding DNA methyltransferase, with protein sequence MKTFHKIIIGDSRKMNEISDKSIHLIITSPPYWQLKDYGVDNQIGFNNSYEEYIHYLNLVWNECYRVLHDGCRLCINIGDQFARSVYYGRYKIIPIRTEIIKFCETIGFDYMGAIIWQKPTTMNTTGGASVMGSYPYPRNGIIKIDYEFILIFKKPGNPPVVPKELKEKSKLSKEEWNEYFSGHWNFNGEKQTEHIAMFPEELPKRLIKMFSFMGDTVLDPFLGSGTTILSAKNLCRNSVGYEINKEFLPIIKDKLGINHDLLFSKDDFEISYQKKLDINWKNEIEKLPYIFKDPIHFDKKINPKVFKFGSKIDLENEYKREEYFTVKKVISPEELILSNGIKVKLLGVKTNSKKEQKAVKFLIQKTKNKKVFLRYDTTKYNSENTLLVYFYLKNKTFVNSHLIKKGLADVDVSFDYSYKDKFIKLKEQMHG